One genomic region from Aquipuribacter sp. SD81 encodes:
- the pyrH gene encoding UMP kinase has protein sequence MVLDVQQAPEDLHVRREGRRVLLKLSGEAFGGGAVGVDPDVVARVAKEIADAAAQGVQIAIVTGGGNFFRGAELSQRGMERSRADYMGMLGTVMNCLALQDFLEQAGVDTRVQTAITMGQVAEPYIPRRAIRHLAKGRVVIFGAGAGLPYFSTDTVAAQRALEVQADVVLMGKNGVDAVYTADPRLDPTARRLERLTYADALQQGLKVVDATAFSLLMDNRLPMVVFGMEGSGDVTRALVGERIGTLVTG, from the coding sequence GTGGTCCTCGACGTGCAGCAGGCACCGGAGGACCTGCACGTGCGGCGCGAGGGCCGCCGCGTGCTGCTCAAGCTGTCGGGCGAGGCCTTCGGCGGCGGCGCGGTCGGGGTCGACCCCGACGTCGTCGCCCGGGTCGCCAAGGAGATCGCCGACGCGGCCGCCCAGGGCGTCCAGATCGCGATCGTGACCGGCGGCGGCAACTTCTTCCGCGGCGCGGAGCTGTCGCAGCGCGGCATGGAGCGCTCGCGCGCCGACTACATGGGCATGCTCGGCACGGTCATGAACTGCCTCGCCCTGCAGGACTTCCTCGAGCAGGCCGGCGTCGACACGCGCGTGCAGACCGCCATCACGATGGGGCAGGTCGCCGAGCCGTACATCCCGCGCCGGGCGATCCGGCACCTGGCCAAGGGCCGGGTCGTCATCTTCGGCGCGGGCGCGGGGCTGCCGTACTTCTCCACCGACACCGTCGCGGCGCAGCGGGCGCTGGAGGTGCAGGCCGACGTCGTGCTCATGGGCAAGAACGGCGTCGACGCCGTCTACACCGCCGACCCGCGCCTGGACCCGACCGCCCGCCGCCTGGAGCGCCTCACGTACGCCGACGCGCTTCAGCAGGGCCTCAAGGTCGTCGACGCCACCGCCTTCAGCCTCCTCATGGACAACCGCCTGCCGATGGTGGTGTTCGGCATGGAGGGGAGCGGCGACGTCACCCGCGCGCTCGTGGGTGAGAGGATCGGCACGCTCGTCACCGGCTGA
- a CDS encoding M23 family metallopeptidase, with translation MATSAVLLPLAASLAALVAAVAPLPAVGPGPTGAVPVAAPPVVAVAVAEEPTAPVGLHADPVPPAAAGGQVVHAPRADRTGPASGPPVRRFEAPPHAYGPGHRGVDLAAVPGEVLRAPAAGTVVFAGPVAGRGVVVVASGQGPQATRHALEPAEALVPVGTVVGAGDPVARLAASPRHAGCAVSCVHWGVRVAGRYVDPWWWLGLGAPVRLLPLDGLRAP, from the coding sequence GTGGCCACCTCCGCCGTCCTCCTGCCGCTCGCCGCCTCCCTCGCCGCACTCGTGGCGGCGGTCGCCCCGCTCCCGGCGGTCGGGCCGGGACCGACCGGCGCGGTGCCCGTCGCGGCGCCACCGGTGGTCGCGGTCGCGGTCGCGGAGGAGCCGACCGCCCCCGTCGGCCTCCACGCGGACCCCGTCCCCCCGGCCGCCGCCGGCGGGCAGGTGGTGCACGCCCCGCGGGCGGACCGGACGGGTCCGGCGTCCGGTCCGCCGGTCCGGCGCTTCGAGGCGCCGCCGCACGCCTACGGCCCGGGCCACCGCGGGGTCGACCTCGCGGCGGTCCCCGGCGAGGTGCTGCGTGCCCCGGCCGCCGGCACCGTGGTGTTCGCGGGCCCGGTGGCCGGTCGCGGCGTGGTGGTCGTGGCCTCCGGACAGGGGCCGCAGGCCACCCGGCACGCCCTGGAGCCGGCCGAGGCGCTCGTGCCGGTCGGCACCGTCGTCGGTGCGGGCGACCCCGTCGCGCGGCTGGCGGCATCCCCGCGGCACGCCGGGTGCGCCGTGTCGTGCGTGCACTGGGGGGTGCGCGTGGCCGGACGCTACGTCGACCCCTGGTGGTGGCTGGGCCTCGGGGCACCGGTGCGTCTGCTGCCGCTCGACGGGCTGCGGGCCCCGTGA
- the frr gene encoding ribosome recycling factor: MIDEALLEAEDKMDKAVEVVKDDFAGIRTGRANPGMFNKILVDYYGAPTPLQQLASFQIPEARVVLVSPYDRSAMGAIERAIRESDLGVNPSNDGNIIRLNLPQLTEERRRDYIKLARAKAEDARVSVRNIRRRAKEEIDRTVRDGEAGEDEGTRAEKELEAVTKRHVDVIDELLKGKEAELLAV, encoded by the coding sequence GTGATCGACGAGGCACTCCTCGAGGCCGAGGACAAGATGGACAAGGCGGTCGAGGTCGTCAAGGACGACTTCGCCGGCATCCGGACGGGCCGGGCGAACCCCGGCATGTTCAACAAGATCCTCGTCGACTACTACGGCGCCCCGACGCCGCTGCAGCAGCTCGCCTCCTTCCAGATCCCCGAGGCGCGCGTCGTGCTCGTCTCCCCGTACGACCGCAGCGCCATGGGGGCCATCGAGCGCGCGATCCGCGAGAGCGACCTCGGCGTCAACCCGAGCAACGACGGCAACATCATCCGGCTCAACCTGCCGCAGCTCACCGAGGAGCGGCGCCGCGACTACATCAAGCTCGCGCGCGCCAAGGCGGAGGACGCCCGCGTCTCGGTGCGCAACATCCGCCGCCGCGCCAAGGAGGAGATCGACCGCACGGTGCGCGACGGCGAGGCCGGCGAGGACGAGGGCACCCGCGCGGAGAAGGAGCTCGAGGCCGTCACCAAGCGCCACGTCGACGTCATCGACGAGCTCCTCAAGGGCAAGGAAGCCGAGCTGCTGGCGGTCTGA
- the tsf gene encoding translation elongation factor Ts: MPSYTASDIKALRERTGAGMLDVKKALDEAEGDTDKAVEILRVKGLKGVTKREGRSASNGLVAAHVDGGTGVLVEVNCETDFVAKGDRFQELAQQVLEAAVASGATDADQLAQVETGGRSVQQLLDDGNATIGEKLVLRRVARVEGDSVASYLHRTSPDLPPQIGVLVAYSGDDAATARDVALHTAAMSPSFLSTDEVPEETLEAERRIAHETAVNEGKPEQALPKIVEGRTKGYLKENVLLEQAYSKDNKKTVGQVLSEAGLTVSAFARFRVGA; the protein is encoded by the coding sequence GTGCCCAGCTACACCGCCAGTGACATCAAGGCCCTGCGCGAGCGCACGGGTGCCGGCATGCTCGACGTGAAGAAGGCTCTCGACGAGGCCGAGGGCGACACCGACAAGGCCGTGGAGATCCTCCGCGTCAAGGGCCTCAAGGGCGTCACCAAGCGCGAGGGCCGCAGCGCGAGCAACGGCCTCGTGGCCGCGCACGTCGACGGCGGCACGGGTGTGCTCGTCGAGGTCAACTGCGAGACGGACTTCGTCGCCAAGGGCGACAGGTTCCAGGAGCTCGCGCAGCAGGTGCTCGAGGCCGCCGTCGCCAGCGGCGCCACCGACGCCGACCAGCTCGCGCAGGTCGAGACCGGCGGCCGCAGCGTCCAGCAGCTGCTCGACGACGGCAACGCGACGATCGGCGAGAAGCTCGTGCTGCGCCGCGTCGCCCGCGTGGAGGGCGACTCCGTCGCCAGCTACCTGCACCGCACGAGCCCGGACCTGCCCCCGCAGATCGGTGTCCTCGTCGCTTACAGCGGTGACGACGCGGCCACCGCCCGCGACGTCGCCCTGCACACCGCCGCCATGTCGCCGAGCTTCCTCAGCACCGACGAGGTGCCCGAGGAGACGCTCGAGGCCGAGCGGCGCATCGCCCACGAGACGGCCGTCAACGAGGGCAAGCCCGAGCAGGCGCTGCCCAAGATCGTCGAGGGTCGGACCAAGGGCTACCTCAAGGAGAACGTCCTGCTCGAGCAGGCGTACTCCAAGGACAACAAGAAGACGGTCGGGCAGGTCCTCTCCGAGGCCGGCCTCACCGTCTCGGCCTTCGCGCGGTTCCGCGTCGGCGCCTGA
- the whiG gene encoding RNA polymerase sigma factor WhiG, producing MARATSTSDDRGAGGTRRDTRSARPDVLDLDAAASGEGTDDDLDDVDDVDAPEEAEDPEELAREAAREAKADAEAVVAAMWTQYKATGDRAVRDRLILHYSPLVKYVAGRVGVGLPANVEHADLVSYGVFGLIDAIDKFDHERAIKFETYAISRIRGAIIDELRSIDWIPRSVRSKSREVERAYAALEAELHRSPTEQEVADRLGIAISDLHAIFSKVSYANVVALDELMHAGSERGDSLTLGDTLKDSKAEDPVAAFETQETKFLLSRAVNLLPEREKIVVTLYYYEGLTLAEIGRVLGVTESRICQMHTKAVMQLRAKLSAAGDG from the coding sequence ATGGCTCGAGCGACGTCCACCTCGGACGACCGCGGCGCAGGGGGCACGCGCCGGGACACGCGCAGCGCGCGGCCCGACGTGCTCGACCTCGACGCCGCGGCGTCGGGCGAGGGCACCGACGACGACCTCGACGACGTCGACGACGTCGACGCCCCGGAGGAGGCCGAGGACCCCGAGGAGCTCGCGCGCGAGGCGGCCCGGGAGGCGAAGGCCGACGCCGAGGCCGTCGTCGCCGCGATGTGGACGCAGTACAAGGCGACCGGGGACCGCGCCGTCCGCGACCGGCTGATCCTCCACTACTCACCGCTCGTCAAGTACGTGGCCGGCCGCGTCGGGGTCGGCCTGCCCGCCAACGTCGAGCACGCCGACCTCGTGTCCTACGGCGTCTTCGGCCTCATCGACGCCATCGACAAGTTCGACCACGAGCGCGCGATCAAGTTCGAGACGTACGCGATCTCCCGCATCCGCGGCGCCATCATCGACGAGCTGCGGTCGATCGACTGGATACCCCGCTCGGTGCGCAGCAAGTCCCGCGAGGTCGAGCGCGCGTACGCCGCCCTCGAGGCGGAGCTGCACCGCAGCCCCACCGAGCAGGAGGTCGCCGACCGTCTCGGCATCGCGATCAGCGACCTGCACGCGATCTTCTCGAAGGTCTCCTACGCGAACGTCGTCGCCCTCGACGAGCTCATGCACGCCGGCAGCGAGCGCGGAGACTCACTCACGCTCGGGGACACCCTCAAGGACAGCAAGGCCGAGGACCCGGTCGCGGCGTTCGAGACGCAGGAGACGAAGTTCCTCCTGTCGCGCGCGGTCAACCTCCTGCCCGAGCGGGAGAAGATCGTCGTGACCCTCTACTACTACGAGGGACTCACGCTCGCCGAGATCGGCCGTGTGCTCGGGGTGACCGAGTCGCGCATCTGCCAGATGCACACCAAGGCCGTCATGCAGCTGCGCGCCAAGCTGAGCGCCGCCGGCGACGGCTGA
- a CDS encoding recombinase family protein: MTVIRAVLYTRLSESDEASTSLARQEADLRALADREGWTVTEVLADDGLSGGKDRVKADRALDLLRSGAADVLAVWKLDRWSRQGIGTVARLMDVLEERPEALFVADRDGIRSDQAGWRLTAAVLSEVARTERENTQVRVRSAIKRMRREGRFPGGNVPYGYRTAAAPDGPGRVLEIDPDEAAVVREAASRAIAGESLYAISKDFGRRGLKPRRAKEWSISSLQVVLTSEPVVGRLTKVSHVTEGGRTRRVRDVVRDDDGNPVQMWPPVLDLETWHRVRARFSARGENAVAPRRRRARLLSGIVTCGLCGRPLYVRTNARQDLAYACSAGSQGKSCPGVSISCPHLEDYVTEQFLADVGPAEVVDRVVEAPDDADAAEVEASIAATTRQMGDDDADVEALSKRLAALKERRAVIRSRPRERRVRIVPTGRTFAEEWEDGDLVRRRELLEANTAVMAIAKGKKGRKTFDPSRVTWVTTPPHPADAEHPNALTSPRRVV, encoded by the coding sequence GTGACGGTTATTCGAGCGGTCCTCTACACGCGTCTGTCCGAGTCGGACGAGGCTTCGACCTCTCTCGCGCGACAGGAGGCCGACCTCCGCGCCCTCGCCGACCGCGAGGGCTGGACCGTCACTGAGGTCCTCGCCGACGACGGGCTCTCCGGCGGCAAGGACAGGGTGAAGGCCGACCGTGCGCTCGACCTCCTCCGGAGCGGCGCCGCTGACGTGCTCGCCGTCTGGAAGCTCGACAGGTGGAGCCGGCAGGGCATCGGCACCGTGGCACGCCTCATGGACGTGCTCGAGGAGCGCCCCGAAGCACTCTTCGTCGCAGACCGCGACGGCATCCGGTCCGACCAGGCCGGGTGGCGCCTCACCGCCGCCGTCCTGTCCGAGGTCGCCCGTACCGAGCGGGAGAACACTCAGGTCCGCGTGCGCTCGGCCATCAAGAGGATGCGCCGTGAGGGCCGCTTCCCCGGCGGAAACGTCCCCTATGGCTACCGCACAGCGGCGGCGCCGGACGGCCCGGGCCGCGTTCTCGAGATCGACCCTGACGAGGCCGCCGTCGTGCGCGAGGCCGCCTCTCGCGCCATCGCCGGGGAGAGCCTCTACGCCATCTCCAAGGACTTCGGCAGGCGCGGGCTCAAGCCTCGCCGCGCCAAGGAGTGGAGCATTTCCTCGCTCCAGGTAGTGCTCACGAGCGAGCCCGTCGTCGGTCGCCTCACCAAGGTCTCCCACGTCACCGAGGGCGGCCGCACCCGCCGCGTGCGAGACGTCGTCCGCGACGACGACGGCAACCCCGTCCAGATGTGGCCGCCCGTCCTCGACCTCGAGACCTGGCACCGCGTCCGGGCACGCTTCTCCGCCCGCGGGGAGAACGCCGTGGCGCCTCGCCGCCGCCGCGCCCGTCTCCTGTCCGGCATCGTCACCTGTGGACTATGCGGACGGCCGCTGTACGTGCGGACCAACGCTCGCCAGGACCTCGCCTACGCATGCAGTGCTGGCTCGCAGGGCAAATCCTGCCCCGGCGTCTCGATCTCCTGTCCGCACCTCGAGGACTACGTGACGGAGCAGTTCCTCGCCGACGTCGGTCCGGCGGAGGTGGTCGACCGCGTCGTGGAGGCGCCCGACGACGCCGACGCCGCCGAGGTGGAGGCCTCCATCGCCGCGACGACGCGGCAGATGGGCGACGACGACGCCGACGTGGAGGCCCTGTCCAAGCGCCTCGCCGCGCTCAAGGAGCGCCGGGCCGTCATCCGCTCACGTCCGCGAGAGCGCCGGGTCCGCATCGTCCCCACCGGCCGCACCTTCGCCGAGGAGTGGGAGGACGGCGACCTCGTCCGCCGCCGCGAGCTCCTCGAGGCCAACACGGCCGTCATGGCCATCGCCAAGGGCAAGAAGGGCCGGAAGACCTTCGACCCGTCCCGCGTGACGTGGGTGACGACGCCACCGCATCCCGCGGACGCAGAGCACCCCAACGCGCTCACGTCCCCGCGCCGCGTGGTCTGA
- the rpsB gene encoding 30S ribosomal protein S2 has product MAVVTMRQLLESGVHFGHQTRRWNPKMKRFIFTERNGIYIIDLQQSLEFINVAYDFVKQTVAHGGTVMFVGTKKQAQEPVATQAARVGMPYVNQRWLGGMLTNFQTVSKRLQRLRELEAIDFDDVAGSGMTKKELLVLRREKEKLEKTLGGLRDMSKIPSAVWVVDTKKEHLAVSEAKKLGIPVIAILDTNCDPDEVDYKIPGNDDAIRSVALLTRVVADAVADGLVARSGGGTDAAEEPLAEWERELLATGEAQQAAQAEQAPQAEQAPQAEQAPQAEQAGVTPGDIDAAAAPAAQPDAAEAAEEVAQTPADETPVTEAPVSETPTAETAAADGVPQSTQS; this is encoded by the coding sequence ATGGCCGTCGTTACGATGCGCCAGCTCCTGGAGAGCGGCGTCCACTTCGGGCACCAGACCCGTCGCTGGAACCCCAAGATGAAGCGCTTCATCTTCACCGAGCGCAACGGCATCTACATCATCGACCTCCAGCAGTCGCTGGAGTTCATCAACGTCGCCTACGACTTCGTCAAGCAGACGGTCGCCCACGGCGGCACCGTCATGTTCGTCGGCACGAAGAAGCAGGCGCAGGAGCCCGTCGCCACCCAGGCCGCGCGCGTGGGCATGCCCTACGTCAACCAGCGCTGGCTCGGCGGCATGCTCACGAACTTCCAGACCGTCTCCAAGCGGCTGCAGCGTCTCCGTGAGCTCGAGGCGATCGACTTCGACGACGTCGCCGGCTCCGGCATGACGAAGAAGGAGCTCCTCGTCCTCCGTCGCGAGAAGGAGAAGCTCGAGAAGACCCTCGGCGGTCTCCGCGACATGAGCAAGATCCCGAGCGCCGTGTGGGTCGTCGACACGAAGAAGGAGCACCTCGCGGTCAGCGAGGCGAAGAAGCTCGGGATCCCGGTCATCGCGATCCTCGACACCAACTGCGACCCCGACGAGGTCGACTACAAGATCCCCGGCAACGACGACGCGATCCGCTCCGTCGCCCTGCTGACGCGGGTCGTGGCCGACGCCGTCGCCGACGGCCTCGTCGCCCGCTCCGGTGGCGGGACCGACGCCGCGGAGGAGCCGCTGGCGGAGTGGGAGCGCGAGCTCCTCGCCACCGGCGAGGCGCAGCAGGCAGCGCAGGCCGAGCAGGCCCCGCAGGCCGAGCAGGCCCCGCAGGCCGAGCAGGCGCCGCAGGCCGAGCAGGCCGGTGTCACCCCCGGCGACATCGACGCCGCCGCGGCCCCCGCCGCGCAGCCGGACGCCGCCGAGGCCGCCGAGGAGGTCGCCCAGACCCCCGCCGACGAGACGCCCGTCACCGAGGCGCCCGTCTCGGAGACGCCGACCGCAGAGACCGCCGCCGCCGACGGCGTCCCGCAGTCCACCCAGTCCTGA
- a CDS encoding tyrosine recombinase XerC — MRGADGERPDGLDAPDGLDAPDGLDGPDGPAGAAGPAGSEEALDRFLGWLRWERGRSAATVRAYRSDLTGLLGHAGAEGCERLADLSTSHLRSWLAAGQHAQWSRATTARRAAAARSFTAWAVRQGLLPSDPGGRLASARRPRVLPRVLDVAEARALCEAAEARAAAGPVGLRDHALVELLYATGARVGEVVGVDLADLDRERRALRVTGKGDKERVVPLGLPALEAVEVWLRAGRPALAGPRSPDALLLGARGGRLDQRQARSALAAVARAAGLRDVHPHALRHSAATHVLDGGADLTSVQELLGHATLTTTEIYTHVSQARLLAAYHRAHPRA, encoded by the coding sequence GTGAGGGGCGCGGACGGCGAGCGACCTGACGGGCTCGACGCGCCTGACGGGCTGGACGCGCCTGACGGGCTGGACGGGCCCGACGGGCCTGCCGGGGCGGCGGGGCCCGCCGGCTCGGAGGAGGCGCTCGACCGCTTCCTCGGCTGGTTGCGCTGGGAGCGCGGGCGCTCGGCGGCGACGGTCCGCGCCTACCGGTCGGACCTCACCGGTCTGCTCGGGCACGCGGGCGCCGAGGGGTGCGAGCGACTCGCCGACCTGTCGACGTCCCACCTGCGGTCGTGGCTCGCCGCCGGGCAGCACGCGCAGTGGTCCCGTGCCACCACCGCGCGTCGGGCGGCCGCGGCACGGAGCTTCACGGCGTGGGCGGTGCGGCAGGGCCTGCTGCCCAGCGACCCCGGCGGCCGCCTCGCGTCCGCCCGCAGGCCCCGGGTCCTGCCCCGGGTCCTGGACGTCGCGGAGGCCCGCGCGCTGTGCGAGGCGGCGGAGGCACGTGCGGCGGCCGGGCCGGTCGGGCTGCGCGACCACGCGCTCGTCGAGCTGCTCTACGCGACGGGGGCGCGCGTCGGTGAGGTCGTCGGCGTCGACCTCGCCGACCTCGACCGGGAGCGTCGTGCGCTACGCGTCACCGGCAAGGGCGACAAGGAGCGGGTGGTGCCGCTCGGGCTGCCGGCCCTCGAGGCCGTCGAGGTGTGGCTGCGCGCGGGCCGTCCCGCCCTGGCCGGCCCCCGCTCGCCCGACGCGCTGCTGCTCGGCGCCCGGGGCGGCCGCCTCGACCAGCGCCAGGCCCGCAGCGCGCTCGCGGCCGTGGCCCGGGCCGCCGGCCTCCGTGACGTCCACCCGCACGCCCTGCGGCACAGCGCGGCCACCCACGTGCTCGACGGGGGAGCGGACCTGACGTCGGTACAGGAGCTGCTCGGTCACGCTACGCTCACGACGACGGAGATCTACACCCACGTCTCGCAGGCTCGGCTGCTCGCGGCATACCACCGCGCTCATCCGCGGGCGTGA
- a CDS encoding DNA-processing protein DprA, whose translation MSAVVQRTDDPAHGCEHDERLARAHLSRVAEPGDPALHRLLAERGWRETLALARRGGGPEVWTVRHAQLRSRTSDFVGTLARRGVGVVHPGDAAWPSGLGDLDSEASSAPACLWVRGTLPADAPRAAAVVGARMCSAYGTHVAQDIGAGLVQRGWTVVSGAAYGIDAAAHGGALGAAATLRAGGVVPPLPTVAVLAGGADRASPAGHADLLQRVVDLGGAVVSEVPPGTRPAPYRFLLRNRLIAAWTRATVVVEAGHRSGALQTARVAGDLHRDVAAVPGPVTSGLSAGSNGLLRDGVPCVTCADDVVRLVEPFGQATLPLDAADDADASDDADASDDAGSSAGEGGGDRHRRAEDARVPTERVLQSLRRSRWRRLEDVVAATGLAHHEAAGALARLVLEGTVERGDDGWRRGAGVGGGDAVVP comes from the coding sequence GTGAGCGCCGTCGTGCAGCGCACCGACGACCCGGCGCACGGCTGCGAGCACGACGAGCGCCTCGCCCGCGCGCACCTGTCGCGGGTCGCCGAGCCGGGCGACCCCGCGCTGCACCGCCTGCTCGCCGAGCGCGGGTGGCGGGAGACCCTCGCCCTCGCGCGGCGGGGCGGCGGCCCCGAGGTGTGGACGGTGCGTCACGCGCAGCTGCGCAGCCGGACCAGCGACTTCGTCGGGACGCTCGCCCGCCGAGGCGTCGGCGTCGTGCACCCGGGTGACGCGGCGTGGCCCTCGGGCCTCGGCGACCTCGACAGCGAGGCCTCGTCCGCGCCCGCGTGCCTGTGGGTGCGTGGCACGCTGCCGGCCGACGCGCCACGCGCCGCCGCGGTGGTCGGGGCGCGGATGTGCAGCGCGTACGGGACCCACGTCGCGCAGGACATCGGTGCTGGCCTCGTCCAGCGCGGGTGGACGGTCGTGTCCGGGGCGGCGTACGGCATCGACGCCGCCGCGCACGGCGGGGCGCTCGGCGCCGCGGCGACGTTGCGAGCCGGGGGCGTGGTCCCGCCCCTGCCCACCGTCGCCGTCCTCGCGGGCGGGGCGGACCGGGCCTCGCCCGCCGGGCACGCGGACCTGCTGCAGCGGGTCGTCGACCTCGGCGGCGCGGTCGTGTCCGAGGTGCCGCCCGGCACGCGCCCGGCGCCGTACCGGTTCCTGCTGCGCAACCGCCTCATCGCCGCGTGGACCCGGGCGACGGTCGTCGTGGAGGCCGGCCACCGCTCCGGCGCCCTGCAGACGGCCAGGGTGGCCGGGGACCTGCACCGTGACGTCGCCGCGGTCCCGGGACCGGTGACGTCGGGGCTGTCCGCGGGCAGCAACGGCCTGCTGCGCGACGGTGTCCCGTGCGTGACGTGCGCCGACGACGTCGTCCGGCTCGTCGAGCCGTTCGGCCAGGCGACGCTGCCGCTGGACGCCGCGGACGACGCCGACGCCTCCGACGACGCCGACGCCTCCGACGACGCCGGTTCCTCGGCCGGCGAGGGGGGCGGTGACCGGCACCGGCGCGCCGAGGACGCGCGGGTGCCGACCGAACGGGTCCTGCAGTCCCTGCGCCGCTCGCGCTGGCGACGGCTCGAGGACGTGGTGGCGGCGACGGGGCTCGCGCACCACGAGGCGGCGGGCGCGCTCGCCCGGCTGGTCCTCGAGGGCACCGTCGAGCGCGGGGACGACGGCTGGCGGCGTGGCGCCGGGGTGGGGGGAGGCGACGCCGTGGTCCCATGA
- a CDS encoding choice-of-anchor I family protein has translation MTSDLTPFPALVSGSALAVLVVTGVVLAPSAEAGPGGAPGRPASTVSLEPLGTYSGGGFDESAAEIPAFDPATDRVFVVNAERGTVDVLDASDPSHLVKVGELDTPGANSVDVDGGLLAVAEEADVATEAGSVAFVDTATLRELGRVRVGALPDMLTFTPDGRHVLVANEGEPEGYEAGQVDPEGSISVIAVPRNGVPDQADVRTAGFGAFDDDVDALRAAGVRVFGPGASVSEDLEPEYVAVDARSRAAWVSLQEANALAVVDIATARVTDVLPLGLKDHSLAGNGLDASDRDGAVDIRTWPVHGMYMPDSVDAYRARGRTYLVLANEGDAREYDGFEEEVRVKDLELDPATFGGPDAVAALQADAALGRLTSTVTSPADADGRVTRIDVFGGRSFSIRDAEGRLVFDSGDDLEQVLAELVAAGELPREAFNADNAENDSFDNRSDNKGPEPEGIEVGSVAGRTYAFVGLERVGGVIVYDITVPSAARFVDYVNVRDFAGDLAANGTDSGPEGLVFVAAADSPTGEPLLVVGNEVSGTTTVYRVTGR, from the coding sequence ATGACCTCCGACCTCACCCCGTTCCCGGCCCTCGTGTCGGGCAGCGCCCTCGCGGTGCTCGTCGTCACCGGTGTCGTGCTCGCCCCCAGCGCCGAGGCGGGACCGGGCGGCGCGCCCGGCCGGCCCGCCTCCACCGTCAGCCTGGAACCGCTCGGCACCTACAGCGGGGGCGGCTTCGACGAGTCCGCGGCCGAGATCCCCGCCTTCGACCCCGCCACGGACCGGGTCTTCGTCGTCAACGCCGAGCGCGGCACCGTCGACGTGCTCGACGCCTCCGACCCCTCCCATCTCGTCAAGGTGGGCGAGCTCGACACCCCCGGCGCGAACAGCGTCGACGTCGACGGTGGCCTGCTCGCCGTGGCCGAGGAGGCCGACGTCGCCACCGAGGCGGGCAGCGTCGCCTTCGTCGACACCGCCACGCTCCGCGAGCTCGGCCGTGTGCGGGTGGGGGCGCTGCCCGACATGCTCACCTTCACCCCGGACGGGCGCCACGTCCTCGTCGCGAACGAGGGCGAGCCGGAGGGCTACGAGGCGGGGCAGGTCGACCCGGAGGGCAGCATCAGCGTCATCGCCGTCCCGCGGAACGGGGTGCCGGACCAGGCCGACGTCCGCACCGCCGGCTTCGGGGCCTTCGACGACGACGTGGACGCCCTGCGCGCGGCCGGCGTGCGCGTCTTCGGTCCCGGCGCGAGCGTGAGCGAGGACCTCGAGCCGGAGTACGTGGCCGTCGACGCCCGCTCCCGCGCCGCGTGGGTGTCCCTGCAGGAGGCGAACGCGCTCGCGGTCGTCGACATCGCGACGGCCCGCGTCACCGACGTGCTGCCCCTCGGGCTCAAGGACCACTCGCTCGCGGGCAACGGCCTCGACGCCTCCGACCGGGACGGTGCGGTGGACATCCGCACGTGGCCGGTGCACGGCATGTACATGCCCGACTCGGTCGACGCCTACCGCGCCCGCGGCCGCACGTACCTCGTACTCGCCAACGAGGGCGACGCCCGGGAGTACGACGGCTTCGAGGAGGAGGTCCGGGTGAAGGACCTCGAGCTCGACCCCGCGACCTTCGGTGGCCCGGACGCCGTCGCGGCCCTCCAGGCCGACGCCGCCCTCGGTCGTCTCACGAGCACGGTGACGAGCCCCGCGGACGCCGACGGCCGGGTCACCCGCATCGACGTGTTCGGCGGCCGGTCGTTCTCGATCCGGGACGCCGAGGGCCGGCTCGTGTTCGACTCCGGCGACGACCTCGAGCAGGTCCTCGCCGAGCTCGTCGCGGCCGGAGAGCTGCCGCGCGAGGCGTTCAACGCGGACAACGCAGAGAACGACTCCTTCGACAACCGCAGCGACAACAAGGGTCCCGAGCCGGAGGGCATCGAGGTGGGCTCCGTGGCCGGGCGCACGTACGCCTTCGTCGGGCTCGAGCGCGTCGGCGGCGTCATCGTCTACGACATCACGGTCCCGAGCGCGGCCCGCTTCGTCGACTACGTCAACGTGCGGGACTTCGCCGGCGACCTGGCGGCGAACGGCACCGACAGCGGGCCCGAGGGCCTCGTGTTCGTCGCCGCGGCGGACTCCCCGACCGGGGAGCCGCTGCTCGTCGTCGGCAACGAGGTGTCCGGCACGACGACCGTGTACCGGGTGACGGGCCGCTGA